Proteins encoded in a region of the Streptomyces sp. PCS3-D2 genome:
- a CDS encoding aldehyde dehydrogenase family protein, which yields MNMDNTTSLFEYAPAPESRSVVDIAPSYGLFIDGEFTDAADGKVFKTVSPSSEEVLSEVAQAGAADVDRAVKAARKAFEKWSALPGSERAKYLFRIARIIQERSRELAVLETLDNGKPIRETRDADLPLVAAHFFYYAGWADKLDHAGYGANPRPLGVAGQVIPWNFPLLMLAWKIAPALATGNTVVLKPAETTPLSALFFADICRQAGLPKGVVNILTGYGDAGAALVEHPDVNKVAFTGSTAVGKAIARSIAGTDKKVTLELGGKGANIVFDDAPVDQAVEGIVNGIFFNQGQVCCAGSRLLVQESIHDELLDSLKRRLSTLRLGDPLDKNTDIGAINSAEQLARITALADTGEAEGAERWSPACELPSAGYWFAPTLFSNVTQAHTVARDEIFGPVLSVLTFRTPDEAVAKANNSQYGLSAGIWTEKGSRILAVANQLRAGVVWANTFNKFDPTSPFGGYKESGFGREGGRHGLEAYLDV from the coding sequence ATGAACATGGACAACACGACTTCCCTCTTCGAGTACGCGCCGGCCCCCGAGTCCCGCTCGGTCGTCGACATCGCCCCCTCCTACGGGCTCTTCATCGACGGCGAGTTCACCGACGCCGCCGACGGCAAGGTCTTCAAGACCGTCTCGCCCAGCAGCGAGGAGGTCCTCTCCGAGGTCGCCCAGGCAGGCGCCGCCGATGTGGACCGTGCGGTGAAGGCCGCCCGCAAGGCCTTCGAGAAGTGGTCCGCGCTGCCGGGCTCCGAGCGCGCCAAGTACCTCTTCCGCATCGCCCGGATCATCCAGGAGCGCAGCCGGGAGCTCGCGGTCCTGGAAACCCTGGACAACGGCAAGCCGATCAGGGAGACGCGGGACGCGGACCTCCCCTTGGTCGCCGCGCACTTCTTCTACTACGCGGGCTGGGCCGACAAGCTCGACCACGCGGGCTACGGCGCGAACCCGCGCCCGCTCGGCGTCGCCGGCCAGGTCATCCCGTGGAACTTCCCGCTGCTCATGCTCGCGTGGAAGATCGCCCCGGCCCTCGCCACCGGCAACACGGTCGTCCTGAAGCCCGCCGAGACCACACCGCTCTCCGCGCTCTTCTTCGCCGACATCTGCCGCCAGGCGGGCCTGCCCAAGGGCGTCGTCAACATCCTCACCGGGTACGGCGACGCGGGCGCGGCCCTCGTCGAGCACCCGGACGTCAACAAGGTCGCCTTCACCGGCTCGACCGCCGTCGGCAAGGCCATCGCCCGCTCGATCGCCGGCACCGACAAGAAGGTCACCCTGGAGCTGGGCGGCAAGGGCGCCAACATCGTCTTCGACGACGCCCCCGTCGACCAGGCCGTCGAGGGCATCGTCAACGGCATCTTCTTCAACCAGGGCCAGGTCTGCTGCGCGGGCTCCCGCCTCCTGGTCCAGGAGTCGATCCACGACGAGCTGCTGGACTCCCTCAAGCGCCGCCTCTCCACGCTGCGCCTGGGCGACCCGCTCGACAAGAACACCGACATCGGCGCGATCAACTCCGCCGAGCAGCTCGCCCGGATCACCGCCCTCGCGGACACCGGCGAGGCCGAGGGTGCCGAGCGGTGGTCCCCGGCCTGCGAGCTGCCGTCCGCCGGCTACTGGTTCGCCCCGACGCTCTTCAGCAACGTCACCCAGGCGCACACCGTCGCCCGCGACGAGATCTTCGGCCCGGTGCTGTCCGTGCTGACCTTCCGCACGCCCGACGAGGCCGTCGCCAAGGCCAACAACAGCCAGTACGGCCTGTCCGCCGGCATCTGGACGGAGAAGGGTTCGCGCATCCTCGCGGTCGCCAACCAGCTCCGCGCCGGGGTCGTGTGGGCCAACACGTTCAACAAGTTCGATCCGACCTCGCCCTTCGGCGGCTACAAGGAGTCGGGCTTCGGCCGCGAGGGCGGCCGCCACGGTCTGGAGGCCTACCTCGATGTCTGA
- the deoC gene encoding deoxyribose-phosphate aldolase: protein MPTTLTAFADVTTSDSALRRFLHGLPGVDAVGLEARAASLGTRSIKTTAKAYAIDLAISMIDLTTLEGADTPGKVRALSAKAVHPDPTDRTTPMTAAVCVYPDMVATAKAALNGADVKVASVATAFPAGRAALPVKLADTRDAVAAGADEIDMVIDRGAFLAGHYLETYELIKAVKEACTRPDGSAARLKVIFETGELSTYDNIRRASWIGMLAGADFIKTSTGKVGVNATPANTLLMLEAVRDFKAQTGIQIGVKPAGGIRTTKDAIKFLVLVNETVGEDWLSNTWFRFGASSLLNDLLMQRQKLSTGRYSGPDYVTVD, encoded by the coding sequence ATGCCCACCACCCTCACCGCATTCGCTGACGTGACGACGTCCGACAGTGCGCTGCGCCGCTTCCTGCACGGGCTGCCCGGCGTCGACGCTGTCGGTCTGGAGGCCCGCGCGGCCTCGCTCGGCACCCGTTCGATCAAGACGACGGCCAAGGCGTACGCCATCGACCTGGCCATCTCGATGATCGACCTGACGACGCTGGAAGGCGCGGACACCCCGGGCAAGGTCCGGGCGCTCTCCGCCAAGGCCGTCCATCCCGATCCGACCGACCGCACCACCCCGATGACGGCCGCCGTCTGCGTCTACCCCGACATGGTGGCCACCGCCAAGGCCGCCCTGAACGGCGCCGACGTCAAGGTCGCCTCCGTCGCCACCGCCTTCCCCGCAGGCCGCGCCGCGCTGCCCGTCAAGCTCGCGGACACCCGCGACGCCGTCGCCGCCGGCGCGGACGAGATCGACATGGTCATCGACCGTGGCGCCTTCCTCGCCGGCCACTACCTGGAGACGTACGAGCTGATCAAGGCCGTCAAGGAGGCCTGCACCCGTCCCGACGGCAGCGCCGCGCGCCTGAAGGTCATCTTCGAGACCGGCGAGCTGTCGACCTACGACAACATCCGCCGCGCCTCCTGGATCGGCATGCTCGCGGGCGCCGACTTCATCAAGACGTCGACCGGCAAGGTGGGCGTCAACGCCACCCCCGCGAACACCCTGCTCATGCTTGAGGCCGTCCGCGACTTCAAGGCGCAGACTGGAATCCAGATCGGCGTGAAGCCGGCCGGCGGCATCCGCACGACCAAGGACGCGATCAAGTTCCTGGTCCTGGTCAACGAGACCGTGGGCGAGGACTGGCTGAGCAACACCTGGTTCCGCTTCGGCGCCTCCAGCCTGCTCAACGACCTGCTGATGCAGCGCCAGAAGCTGAGCACCGGCCGTTACTCCGGTCCCGACTACGTGACGGTGGACTGA